In Acipenser ruthenus chromosome 6, fAciRut3.2 maternal haplotype, whole genome shotgun sequence, the following proteins share a genomic window:
- the LOC117411403 gene encoding actin-related protein 2-B, translating into MDSQGRKVVVCDNGTGFVKCGYAGSNFPEHIFPALVGRPIIRSTAKVGNIEIKDLMVGDEASELRSMLEVNYPMENGIVRNWDDMKHLWDYTFGPEKLNIDSRNCKILLTEPPMNPMKNREKIIEVMFETYQFSGVYIAIQAVLTLYAQGLLTGVVVDSGDGVTHICPVYEGFSLPHLTRRLDIAGRDITRYLIKLLLLRGYAFNHSADFETVRMMKEKLCYVGYNIEQEQKLALETTVLVESYTLPDGRVIKVGGERFEAPEALFQPHLINVEGVGVAELLFNTIHAADIDTRAEFYKHIVLSGGSTMYPGLPSRLERELKQLYLERVLKGDVEKLSKFKIRIEDPPRRKHMVFLGGAVLADIMKDKDNFWMTRQEYEEKGMRVLEKLGVTVR; encoded by the exons ATGGACAGCCAGGGCAGGAAAGTGGTGGTTTGTGACAATGGAACCGGG TTTGTGAAGTGCGGTTATGCTGGCTCCAATTTTCCAGAGCACATCTTTCCAGCGCTAGTGGGCAGGCCGATCATCAGGTCTACTGCCAAAGTGGGAAACATCGAAATCAAg GATCTTATGGTGGGAGATGAGGCAAGTGAGCTACGCTCCATGCTGGAAGTGAACTACCCCATGGAGAATGGGATAGTCAGGAACTGGGACGACATGAAGCACTTGTGGGACTACACGTTCGGTCCCGAGAAACTCAACATCGACTCCAGGAACTGCAAGATCCTTTTGACAGAGCCCCCAATGAACCCCATGAAGAACAGGGAGAAGATCATAGAG GTAATGTTTGAAACATACCAGTTTTCTGGGGTCTATATAGCTATTCAGGCTGTACTTACGCTATATGCTCAAG GCTTGCTGACAGGAGTGGTTGTCGACTCTGGAGATGGTGTAACCCACATCTGCCCTGTCTATGAGGGGTTCTCACTGCCTCACCTGACTAGGAGACTAGACATTGCTGGAAGGGACATAACCCGCTACCTCATCAAG TTGCTTTTGCTGAGAGGATACGCCTTCAACCACTCGGCTGATTTTGAGACGGTTCGCATGATGAAAGAAAAGCTGTGTTACGTCGGCTATAACATTGAGCAGGAACAGAAACTAGCCTTGGAGACCACCGTGCTTGTAGAGTCTTACACG CTCCCAGACGGCAGGGTAATAAAAGTCGGAGGAGAGCGTTTCGAAGCTCCTGAAGCTTTGTTCCAGCCTCACCTCATCAATGTGGAAGGGGTTGGAGTGGCTGAATTACTCTTCAATACTATCCATGCAGCTGATATTGATACCAG GGCTGAGTTCTACAAGCACATTGTTCTGTCCGGAGGCTCCACTATGTACCCCGGGCTGCCCTCGAGACTTGAGCGGGAGCTGAAACAGCTCTACCTGGAGCGTGTTCTGAAGGGAGACGTGGAGAAGCTCTCA aaattcAAGATTCGCATTGAGGACCCTCCTCGCCGTAAGCACATGGTGTTCCTGGGTGGGGCAGTGCTGGCTGACATCATGAAAGACAAGGACAACTTCTGGATGACTCGACAGGAGTATGAGGAGAAAGGCATGCGCGTGCTTGAGAAGCTGGGAGTAACTGTTAGATAA